In one Modestobacter sp. L9-4 genomic region, the following are encoded:
- the rpmB gene encoding 50S ribosomal protein L28, translating into MAAVCDVCGKGPGFGMAVSHSHRRTPRRWNPNIQSVRAALTGGGRKRINACTSCIRAGKVARV; encoded by the coding sequence GTGGCTGCCGTGTGCGACGTGTGTGGCAAGGGGCCCGGTTTCGGCATGGCGGTGTCCCACTCGCACCGCCGGACGCCGCGCCGTTGGAACCCGAACATCCAGTCCGTGCGGGCTGCGCTCACCGGCGGTGGCCGGAAGCGCATCAACGCCTGCACGTCCTGCATCCGCGCCGGCAAGGTCGCCCGGGTCTAG
- a CDS encoding amidohydrolase, translated as MSRLLLRRARLGGVVQDVLLDGGRVTAVGTDLAAADVLDLDGAVLLPGLVDGHVHLEQWAAARQRIDVSAAGSAAVAAALVAAALVAAALPDGAPGGFVVGQGFRDALWPEPASAAVLDAALPGVPVVLISGDLHTAWCSTVAAHLLGVREPSGVVREHEAMEVFARAAGAAPAVVDRWVFDAAAAAAARGVTAVTDFEYGDLVTDWARRAALAPGGPPLRVRTAVYVDRLEATIAAGLRSGDPLPGVTDAVAADRLRVGPLKVFVDGSLGTRTAFCDRPYPGLTGPEAHGLLRTPPAELARLLRRAADAGLDRSVHAIGDRAVAVALDGFAAAGVTGRVEHAQQVHAADLPRFAALGVVASVQPRHAVDDRDAADLHWAGATARAFPYRALADAGAELVLGSDAPVAPLDPWDGIAAAVHRSLDARDAWHPEQHLDLDTALAAASGGRRGVQVGDVADLVVVAEPPATVLARDGAAGLRTTQVLATLVGGRTTHRSAALG; from the coding sequence GTGAGCCGGCTGCTCCTGCGCCGGGCGCGGCTGGGCGGGGTCGTCCAGGACGTGCTGCTGGACGGCGGCCGGGTGACCGCTGTCGGCACCGACCTGGCCGCCGCCGACGTGCTCGACCTCGACGGCGCCGTGCTGCTGCCCGGGCTGGTCGACGGGCACGTGCACCTGGAGCAGTGGGCGGCGGCGCGGCAGCGGATCGACGTCTCCGCCGCAGGTTCGGCCGCGGTGGCCGCCGCGCTGGTGGCCGCCGCGCTGGTGGCCGCCGCGCTGCCGGACGGCGCCCCTGGCGGGTTCGTGGTCGGCCAGGGCTTCCGCGACGCGCTGTGGCCCGAGCCGGCGTCGGCGGCGGTGCTGGACGCCGCGCTGCCCGGGGTGCCCGTCGTGCTGATCAGCGGCGACCTGCACACGGCCTGGTGCAGCACCGTCGCGGCGCACCTGCTGGGCGTGCGCGAGCCGAGCGGCGTCGTCCGGGAGCACGAGGCGATGGAGGTCTTCGCCCGCGCGGCCGGTGCGGCCCCGGCGGTGGTTGACCGCTGGGTGTTCGACGCCGCCGCCGCGGCCGCCGCCCGCGGGGTCACCGCCGTCACCGACTTCGAGTACGGCGACCTGGTGACCGACTGGGCGCGGCGGGCCGCGCTGGCGCCCGGCGGCCCGCCGCTGCGGGTGCGCACCGCGGTCTACGTGGACCGGCTGGAGGCGACGATCGCCGCCGGGCTGCGCAGCGGTGACCCGCTGCCCGGTGTGACCGACGCGGTGGCGGCCGACCGGCTGCGGGTCGGCCCGCTCAAGGTGTTCGTCGACGGCTCGCTGGGCACCCGCACCGCCTTCTGCGACCGGCCCTACCCGGGCCTGACCGGGCCGGAGGCGCACGGGCTGCTGCGCACCCCGCCGGCCGAGCTGGCCCGGCTGCTGCGCCGGGCCGCGGACGCCGGGCTGGACCGGTCGGTGCACGCCATCGGCGACCGGGCCGTGGCCGTGGCGCTGGACGGGTTCGCCGCCGCGGGGGTGACCGGCCGGGTCGAGCACGCCCAGCAGGTGCACGCCGCGGACCTGCCGCGCTTCGCCGCGCTCGGGGTGGTCGCCAGTGTCCAGCCCCGGCACGCCGTCGACGACCGGGACGCCGCCGACCTGCACTGGGCCGGGGCCACCGCCCGCGCGTTCCCCTACCGCGCGCTGGCCGACGCCGGGGCGGAGCTGGTGCTGGGCTCCGACGCCCCGGTCGCGCCGCTGGACCCCTGGGACGGCATCGCCGCCGCCGTCCACCGCTCGCTCGACGCCCGCGACGCCTGGCACCCCGAGCAGCACCTGGACCTCGACACCGCGCTCGCCGCGGCCAGCGGCGGGCGGCGCGGCGTGCAGGTCGGCGACGTCGCCGACCTGGTCGTGGTGGCCGAGCCGCCCGCGACGGTGCTGGCCCGCGACGGCGCCGCCGGACTGCGGACGACGCAGGTCCTGGCCACCCTCGTCGGCGGCCGCACCACCCACCGGTCGGCCGCGCTGGGCTGA
- a CDS encoding Lrp/AsnC ligand binding domain-containing protein — translation MVHAYILIQTEVGKAAAVAASISEIAGVTKAEDVTGPYDVIVRAEANTVDELGRLVVARVQSVDGITRTLTCPVVNI, via the coding sequence GTGGTCCACGCGTACATCCTGATCCAGACCGAAGTCGGCAAGGCAGCCGCGGTCGCCGCGAGCATCAGCGAGATCGCCGGCGTGACCAAGGCCGAGGACGTCACCGGCCCCTACGACGTGATCGTGCGGGCCGAGGCGAACACCGTCGACGAGCTCGGCCGGCTGGTCGTGGCCCGCGTGCAGTCGGTGGACGGGATCACCCGCACGCTGACCTGCCCCGTCGTCAACATCTGA
- a CDS encoding serine hydrolase, translated as MSSSPEQTAEVAAAAAPYLESWLELQRRKLRVPGVQAAVRVGDRLVLDTALGVADVSTGAPLTPGHLFRIASHSKTFTATAVLQLVEAGRMRLDDPIAAHVPALAGTPLAPVTVRELLGHQGGVIRDGGDNDHWQLLQPFPDERLLLEIATGEGAVFEPNEHFKYSNIGYSLLGLAIEAVTGTTYAAHVQAAVVDRLGLADTGPEWDPARAADFAAGHTGLLDGEDSRLTVPHVDTRAMAAATGFFSTARDLTGFGAAHFAGDPALLTEASKRLMRRPESVVEAHGKPARHYGLGMDLRTQGDRTLVGHSGGYPGHITRTWIDPEARVVVSVLTNAVDGPADALARGLFALLDLALAAPGGATAPTPELTRHAGRFVNLWGTTDVALLGGRLVLLHPGAPEPAEDFLELSPEAPGVLRQESVAGFGSAGEAVTYEWAADGTAASVRLGGITAWPEEVFRARRAGQVAG; from the coding sequence ATGAGCAGCAGCCCCGAGCAGACCGCCGAGGTGGCCGCGGCCGCCGCCCCGTACCTGGAGTCGTGGCTGGAGCTGCAGCGCCGCAAGCTGCGGGTGCCCGGCGTGCAGGCCGCCGTCCGGGTGGGCGACCGGCTGGTGCTGGACACCGCGCTCGGCGTCGCGGACGTGTCGACCGGGGCGCCGCTGACGCCGGGGCACCTGTTCCGCATCGCCTCGCACTCCAAGACGTTCACCGCGACCGCCGTCCTGCAGCTGGTCGAGGCCGGCAGGATGCGGCTGGACGACCCGATCGCCGCACACGTGCCCGCGCTGGCCGGGACGCCGCTGGCGCCGGTGACGGTGCGCGAGCTGCTCGGGCACCAGGGCGGCGTCATCCGGGACGGCGGGGACAACGACCACTGGCAGCTGCTGCAGCCCTTCCCCGACGAGCGCCTGCTGCTGGAGATCGCCACCGGCGAGGGAGCGGTGTTCGAGCCCAACGAGCACTTCAAGTACTCCAACATCGGCTACTCGCTGCTGGGCCTGGCGATCGAGGCGGTCACCGGTACGACGTACGCCGCGCACGTGCAGGCCGCGGTGGTCGACCGGCTGGGCCTGGCCGACACCGGTCCGGAGTGGGACCCGGCCCGGGCAGCGGACTTCGCCGCCGGGCACACCGGGCTGCTGGACGGCGAGGACTCCCGGCTCACGGTCCCGCACGTCGACACCCGGGCGATGGCCGCCGCGACCGGCTTCTTCTCGACCGCCCGCGACCTCACCGGCTTCGGCGCCGCGCACTTCGCCGGGGACCCGGCGCTGCTGACCGAGGCGAGCAAGCGGCTGATGCGCCGTCCGGAGTCGGTCGTGGAGGCGCACGGCAAGCCCGCCCGGCACTACGGCCTGGGCATGGACCTGCGCACCCAGGGCGACCGGACGCTGGTCGGGCACAGCGGCGGCTACCCCGGCCACATCACCCGCACCTGGATCGACCCCGAGGCCCGGGTGGTGGTCAGCGTGCTCACCAACGCCGTCGACGGGCCCGCCGACGCCCTGGCCCGCGGGCTGTTCGCACTGCTGGACCTGGCGCTGGCCGCGCCGGGGGGTGCGACCGCCCCGACGCCGGAGCTGACGCGGCACGCCGGCCGCTTCGTCAACCTCTGGGGCACCACCGACGTCGCGCTGCTGGGCGGCCGCCTGGTGCTGCTGCACCCCGGTGCCCCGGAACCGGCCGAGGACTTCCTGGAGCTCTCGCCGGAGGCCCCGGGCGTGCTGCGCCAGGAGTCGGTGGCCGGCTTCGGCTCGGCGGGGGAGGCCGTCACCTACGAGTGGGCCGCGGACGGCACCGCCGCGTCGGTCCGGCTCGGCGGCATCACGGCGTGGCCGGAGGAGGTCTTCCGCGCCCGGCGGGCCGGGCAGGTCGCCGGGTGA
- a CDS encoding DAK2 domain-containing protein, protein MLEALDEAAVGRWSRAVVDTLAQARGRLDELNVFPVPDGDTGTNLLMTAEAGRAALETADGAESSWTVLARGAVLGARGNSGAILAQLLHGLADALAGARRVDGRALAEALAAASRTAYTAVADPEEGTFLTVARAGAEAAVAAVAAGRERLADVVHAAAEGALTALQATPGQLAALRDAGVVDAGGAGWCLVLDALVGTVTGTVPARAPLGGRPARLRGLPAPVPAAPAPGPGSEVQFLLADSDETAVARLRTRLAELGDCLVVVGVDTPGGREWNVHVHVADVGAAVEAGIEAGRPHRISVTALAPVRAPLAAAGTRATVALTCSAGLADLFAGEGVAVLTAPVGELTEDAVLAAVLGTGAAQVVVLPNHAEATAVTARAAERAREDGRDVVVVPTRSAVQGLAALAVADPARRFGDDVVAMAEAAAATRWAEVTVAGHDALTSAGRCAAGDVLGSAEGDVVVIGPDLAAVARDLLDRLLSAGGEMVTVVVGEDPALGDAVCAHLAAVHPTVDVVRYAGGAGAVPLLVGVE, encoded by the coding sequence GTGCTCGAGGCGCTGGACGAGGCCGCGGTCGGCCGGTGGAGCCGCGCCGTGGTCGACACCCTTGCCCAGGCCCGGGGCCGCCTCGACGAGCTCAACGTCTTCCCGGTTCCCGACGGCGACACCGGCACCAACCTGCTGATGACCGCCGAGGCCGGCCGCGCGGCGCTCGAGACGGCCGACGGTGCCGAGTCCTCCTGGACCGTGCTGGCCCGCGGCGCCGTGCTCGGCGCCCGCGGCAACTCCGGCGCGATCCTGGCCCAGCTGCTGCACGGGCTCGCCGACGCCCTGGCCGGCGCCCGGCGGGTCGACGGGCGGGCGCTGGCCGAGGCGCTGGCCGCGGCCTCCCGCACCGCCTACACCGCGGTCGCCGACCCCGAGGAGGGCACCTTCCTCACCGTCGCGCGGGCCGGCGCCGAGGCCGCGGTCGCCGCGGTCGCCGCCGGCCGTGAGCGGCTCGCCGACGTCGTGCACGCCGCCGCCGAGGGGGCCCTCACCGCCCTGCAGGCCACGCCCGGCCAGCTCGCCGCGCTCCGCGACGCCGGGGTCGTCGACGCCGGTGGCGCCGGCTGGTGCCTGGTGCTCGACGCCCTGGTCGGCACCGTCACCGGCACCGTGCCCGCCCGCGCGCCGCTGGGCGGTCGCCCGGCCCGGCTGCGCGGGCTGCCCGCACCGGTCCCCGCCGCACCCGCGCCCGGGCCGGGCAGCGAGGTGCAGTTCCTGCTCGCCGACTCCGACGAGACGGCGGTGGCCCGGCTGCGGACCCGGCTGGCCGAGCTCGGCGACTGCCTGGTCGTGGTGGGCGTCGACACCCCCGGCGGGCGGGAGTGGAACGTGCACGTGCACGTCGCCGACGTCGGTGCCGCGGTCGAGGCCGGCATCGAGGCCGGGCGCCCGCACCGCATCTCGGTCACCGCGCTGGCCCCGGTCCGCGCGCCGCTCGCGGCCGCCGGCACCCGCGCGACCGTGGCGCTCACCTGCTCCGCCGGGCTGGCCGACCTCTTCGCCGGCGAGGGCGTCGCGGTGCTCACCGCGCCGGTGGGCGAGCTCACCGAGGACGCCGTCCTGGCCGCGGTGCTGGGCACGGGTGCGGCGCAGGTCGTCGTGCTGCCCAACCACGCCGAGGCCACCGCGGTCACCGCCCGCGCCGCCGAGCGCGCCCGCGAGGACGGCCGCGACGTCGTCGTCGTCCCGACCCGGTCGGCGGTGCAGGGGCTGGCCGCGCTCGCTGTCGCCGACCCCGCCCGCCGCTTCGGCGACGACGTCGTCGCGATGGCGGAGGCCGCCGCCGCCACCCGCTGGGCCGAGGTCACCGTCGCCGGGCACGACGCGCTCACCTCCGCCGGCCGCTGTGCCGCCGGTGACGTGCTGGGCAGCGCCGAGGGCGACGTCGTCGTCATCGGACCCGACCTGGCCGCGGTCGCCCGCGACCTGCTCGACCGGCTGCTGTCCGCCGGCGGGGAGATGGTCACCGTGGTGGTGGGGGAGGACCCCGCGCTCGGCGACGCGGTCTGCGCCCACCTGGCCGCCGTGCACCCGACCGTCGACGTCGTCCGGTACGCCGGCGGCGCCGGGGCGGTGCCGCTCCTGGTCGGGGTGGAGTGA
- a CDS encoding 1-acyl-sn-glycerol-3-phosphate acyltransferase: protein MPQDESPAGVGHAPRPPRRQTRRPVPFALALCVAVIYPVASVVFSLRYRHADRIPPTGGVLLVANHVSVLDPLASARLVWDAGRVPHFLAKDALFTGLAGTILRAAGQIPVARSSSAASSSVHAAKAALDAGDVVVIYPEGSVTRDPEWWPMQARTGVARLALTTDVTVLPVAQWGPQRVHDYHAKKLHLRLRAPAEYLVGEPVDLSAQRAAVRAGEPLSGELLREVTDLLMTRVRDQLGELRGEQPPTAFHPRPVRRSRPGTAA, encoded by the coding sequence ATGCCGCAGGACGAGTCGCCCGCCGGGGTGGGGCACGCCCCCCGCCCACCGCGCCGGCAGACCCGCCGTCCGGTGCCCTTCGCGCTCGCGCTGTGCGTCGCCGTCATCTACCCGGTCGCCTCGGTGGTGTTCTCGCTGCGCTACCGGCACGCCGACCGGATCCCGCCCACCGGCGGGGTGCTGCTGGTGGCCAATCACGTCTCGGTGCTGGACCCGCTGGCCTCCGCGCGGCTGGTCTGGGACGCCGGCCGGGTGCCGCACTTCCTGGCCAAGGACGCCCTGTTCACCGGGCTGGCCGGCACGATCCTGCGCGCCGCCGGGCAGATCCCGGTCGCCCGCAGCTCCAGCGCGGCCAGCTCCTCGGTGCACGCGGCCAAGGCCGCGCTGGACGCCGGCGACGTCGTGGTCATCTACCCCGAGGGCTCGGTCACCCGCGACCCCGAGTGGTGGCCGATGCAGGCCCGCACCGGGGTGGCCCGGCTGGCGCTGACCACCGACGTCACGGTGCTGCCGGTCGCCCAGTGGGGCCCCCAGCGGGTGCACGACTACCACGCCAAGAAGCTGCACCTGCGGCTGCGCGCCCCGGCGGAGTACCTGGTCGGCGAGCCCGTCGACCTCTCCGCCCAGCGCGCCGCGGTGCGCGCCGGTGAGCCGCTGTCGGGTGAGCTGCTGCGCGAGGTCACCGACCTGCTGATGACCCGCGTCCGCGACCAGCTCGGCGAGCTGCGCGGCGAGCAGCCGCCCACCGCGTTCCACCCCCGCCCGGTCCGCCGGTCGCGGCCCGGGACGGCCGCGTGA
- a CDS encoding GNAT family N-acetyltransferase: protein MSTSAEAPVTLHRVGYADPVAQHLVERVQQEYVVRYGGRDEAVVDPAEFSPPHGLFLVAEVGGVPAGCGGWRAHPSGDGVAELKRMYVEPDFRRRGLSLVLLAELERTAAAAGHRQLVLNSGDKQPEALALYDRTGYVPVPGYGVYADSPDAVFLGKDLTTGPGADGTAARTVEEDSWAS from the coding sequence ATGTCCACTTCGGCTGAGGCGCCGGTGACGCTCCACCGGGTCGGCTACGCCGACCCGGTGGCGCAGCACCTCGTCGAGCGGGTGCAGCAGGAGTACGTCGTCCGCTACGGCGGGCGCGACGAGGCGGTGGTCGACCCGGCCGAGTTCTCCCCACCCCACGGGCTGTTCCTGGTCGCCGAGGTGGGCGGGGTGCCCGCCGGCTGCGGCGGCTGGCGCGCCCACCCGTCCGGCGACGGCGTGGCCGAGCTCAAGCGGATGTACGTGGAGCCGGACTTCCGGCGGCGCGGGCTGTCGCTGGTCCTGCTCGCCGAGCTGGAGCGCACCGCCGCCGCGGCCGGTCACCGCCAGCTGGTCCTCAACTCCGGGGACAAGCAGCCGGAGGCGCTGGCCCTCTACGACCGCACCGGCTACGTCCCGGTCCCCGGCTACGGGGTCTACGCCGACTCACCCGACGCGGTGTTCCTCGGCAAGGACCTCACGACCGGCCCCGGTGCCGACGGGACGGCCGCCCGGACGGTGGAGGAGGACTCGTGGGCGTCGTGA
- a CDS encoding NAD(P)H-dependent glycerol-3-phosphate dehydrogenase — translation MTRAAVLGAGSWGTTFAKVLADAGCAVTLHARRPELVAAIQAGRENADYLPGVRLPDAVRATADAADALDGADVVVLAVPSQTLRDNLSGWAPLLPGDASLLSLMKGVELGTTKRMSEVICEVTGAGADRVAALSGPNLAREIAEEQPSATVIACTDTARGEALQAACSTRYFRPYTNSDLVGCELGGAVKNVIALACGIAEGLGYGDNTRASLITRGLAETARLGMALGADPTTFAGLAGLGDLVATCSSPLSRNRTFGEHLGQGMSVAQVEQITRQTAEGVKSCRSVLDLARAHGVDVPITEAVVRVCHEGESAGQMVREMMSREAKPE, via the coding sequence GTGACCCGCGCCGCGGTGCTCGGCGCCGGGTCCTGGGGCACCACCTTCGCCAAGGTCCTCGCCGACGCCGGCTGCGCGGTGACCCTGCACGCCCGCCGTCCCGAGCTGGTCGCCGCGATCCAGGCCGGCCGCGAGAACGCCGACTACCTGCCCGGCGTCCGGCTGCCCGACGCCGTCCGGGCCACCGCCGACGCCGCCGACGCCCTCGACGGTGCCGACGTCGTGGTGCTGGCGGTCCCCAGCCAGACGCTGCGCGACAACCTCTCCGGCTGGGCGCCGCTGCTGCCCGGGGACGCCTCGCTGCTGTCGCTGATGAAGGGCGTCGAGCTCGGGACGACGAAGCGGATGAGCGAGGTCATCTGCGAGGTGACCGGCGCCGGTGCCGACCGGGTGGCCGCGCTGTCGGGCCCGAACCTGGCCCGGGAGATCGCTGAGGAGCAGCCCTCGGCCACCGTCATCGCCTGCACCGACACCGCCCGCGGCGAGGCCCTGCAGGCCGCCTGCTCGACCCGTTACTTCCGCCCGTACACGAACTCCGACCTGGTGGGCTGCGAGCTGGGCGGGGCGGTGAAGAACGTCATCGCGCTGGCCTGCGGCATCGCCGAGGGGCTGGGCTACGGCGACAACACCCGGGCCTCGCTGATCACCCGCGGGCTGGCCGAGACCGCGCGGCTGGGCATGGCGCTGGGCGCGGACCCCACCACGTTCGCCGGGCTGGCCGGGCTCGGTGACCTGGTCGCCACCTGCTCCTCGCCGCTGTCGCGCAACCGCACGTTCGGGGAGCACCTGGGTCAGGGCATGTCGGTGGCCCAGGTCGAGCAGATCACCCGGCAGACCGCCGAGGGCGTGAAGAGCTGCCGGTCGGTGCTGGACCTGGCGCGGGCGCACGGGGTCGACGTGCCGATCACCGAGGCCGTCGTCCGGGTCTGCCACGAGGGCGAGTCGGCCGGGCAGATGGTGCGGGAGATGATGTCCCGCGAGGCGAAGCCCGAGTAG
- a CDS encoding cystathionine gamma-lyase, with protein MSSAEDLSPFGDGTRLAHAGDEPVVPGTPLRPSPVFAAPYHLGDQPPGAGGADSYARADNPTLRVFERAVGELDGGDCLSFATGMAAISSAVLALASAGDRVVLPSDGYYASRVLGRDELERLGLTVELVPTLEIAAVAARGDLDGARLVLLETPSNPQLDVCDIAAVARATQAAGAVLVVDNTTATPIGQRPLELGADVVVAADTKALTGHSDVLLGHVSTARTEKGRELYARVAAWRKTTGNPPGPFEAWLAHRSMGTLDLRLARQAANAAALVEVLVASPAVRGVRWPGRPGDPSYELASRQMLRQNGVVSAELADADAVAALVRAGRFLLAATSFGGLHTTVDRRAQWGGDAVPGGFVRFSCGIEDTADLVADLEQALAGLPALRG; from the coding sequence GTGAGCAGCGCTGAGGACCTGAGCCCCTTCGGGGACGGCACGCGCCTGGCGCACGCCGGTGACGAGCCGGTCGTGCCGGGCACGCCGCTGCGACCCTCCCCGGTGTTCGCCGCCCCGTACCACCTGGGCGACCAGCCCCCGGGTGCCGGCGGCGCGGACTCCTACGCCCGCGCCGACAACCCCACGCTGAGGGTGTTCGAGCGCGCGGTCGGCGAGCTCGACGGCGGCGACTGCCTGTCCTTCGCCACGGGCATGGCGGCGATCAGCTCCGCGGTGCTCGCGCTGGCCTCGGCCGGTGACCGGGTGGTGCTGCCGTCGGACGGCTACTACGCCAGTCGGGTGCTGGGCCGCGACGAGCTGGAGCGGCTGGGGCTGACCGTCGAGCTGGTGCCCACCCTGGAGATCGCGGCGGTCGCCGCCCGCGGTGACCTCGACGGCGCCCGGCTGGTGCTGCTGGAGACCCCGAGCAACCCGCAGCTGGACGTCTGCGACATCGCCGCCGTCGCCCGGGCCACCCAGGCCGCCGGTGCGGTGCTGGTGGTCGACAACACCACCGCCACCCCCATCGGGCAGCGGCCGCTGGAACTCGGCGCCGACGTCGTCGTGGCCGCGGACACCAAGGCGCTGACCGGGCACAGCGACGTCCTGCTCGGGCACGTGAGCACCGCCCGCACCGAGAAGGGCCGCGAGCTGTACGCCCGGGTCGCGGCCTGGCGGAAGACCACCGGCAACCCGCCCGGGCCGTTCGAGGCCTGGCTGGCGCACCGGTCGATGGGCACCCTGGACCTGCGGCTGGCCCGGCAGGCGGCCAACGCCGCGGCCCTGGTCGAGGTGCTGGTCGCCTCCCCGGCCGTGCGCGGCGTGCGCTGGCCCGGCCGGCCCGGCGACCCGTCCTACGAGCTCGCCAGCCGGCAGATGCTGCGGCAGAACGGCGTGGTGTCCGCCGAGCTCGCCGACGCCGACGCGGTCGCGGCCCTCGTCCGGGCCGGCCGGTTCCTCCTCGCCGCCACCAGCTTCGGCGGGCTGCACACCACGGTCGACCGGCGGGCGCAGTGGGGCGGGGACGCCGTCCCGGGCGGCTTCGTGCGCTTCTCCTGCGGCATCGAGGACACCGCCGACCTGGTCGCCGACCTCGAGCAGGCGCTGGCCGGGCTCCCGGCGCTGCGCGGCTGA
- a CDS encoding thiamine-phosphate kinase: MTRPRPLIPRPDAADSVGVVGEFGLIARVVARSGTAALAEVGPGDDAAVVRAPDGRVVACTDVLVEGRHFRRDWSSAEDVGHKAAAANLADVAAMGAVPTALLVGLACPAGTSAAWLEDVATGMAEECERFGAAVVGGDTSASAPDSSAVVLSVTALGDLQGRAPVLRSGARPGDVVAVAGRLGWSACGLAVLRRGFHSPIAAVGAHRRPTPPYAAGPAAADAGATSMCDTSDGLLADAGHLAADSGVLLDLDRAALAEHFFDPVGPLAQVAAALGGDPMAWVLTGGEDHALVATFPAGVVPPAGWAVIGTVTAVPAGGEPGVRVDGVPAARVAEELGEGTGHVHFG; this comes from the coding sequence GTGACTCGGCCCCGTCCGCTGATCCCACGGCCCGACGCCGCCGACAGCGTGGGCGTGGTCGGCGAGTTCGGCCTCATCGCCCGAGTGGTCGCCCGCTCGGGCACCGCGGCGCTGGCCGAGGTGGGTCCCGGCGACGACGCCGCGGTCGTGCGCGCCCCCGACGGCCGGGTGGTGGCCTGCACCGACGTCCTGGTCGAGGGCCGCCACTTCCGCCGCGACTGGTCCTCGGCGGAGGACGTCGGCCACAAGGCCGCCGCCGCCAACCTCGCCGACGTCGCCGCCATGGGCGCCGTCCCGACCGCGCTGCTGGTCGGGCTGGCCTGCCCCGCGGGCACCTCGGCGGCGTGGCTGGAGGACGTCGCCACCGGGATGGCCGAGGAGTGCGAGCGCTTCGGCGCCGCGGTGGTCGGCGGGGACACCTCCGCCAGCGCCCCCGACAGCTCGGCCGTCGTCCTGTCGGTGACCGCGCTGGGCGACCTGCAGGGGCGGGCGCCGGTGCTGCGCAGCGGGGCCCGTCCCGGGGACGTCGTCGCCGTCGCCGGCCGGCTGGGCTGGTCGGCGTGCGGGCTGGCCGTGCTGCGCCGCGGCTTCCACTCGCCGATCGCCGCGGTCGGTGCCCACCGCCGGCCCACCCCGCCCTACGCCGCCGGCCCGGCCGCGGCGGACGCCGGAGCGACCTCGATGTGCGACACCAGCGACGGGCTGCTCGCCGACGCCGGGCACCTGGCCGCCGACAGCGGCGTCCTGCTCGACCTGGACCGCGCCGCCCTCGCCGAGCACTTCTTCGACCCGGTCGGGCCGCTGGCCCAGGTCGCCGCCGCGCTCGGCGGGGACCCGATGGCCTGGGTGCTCACCGGCGGGGAGGACCACGCCCTGGTGGCCACCTTCCCGGCCGGCGTCGTGCCCCCGGCAGGATGGGCCGTGATCGGCACCGTGACGGCCGTCCCGGCCGGTGGGGAGCCGGGCGTGCGGGTCGACGGCGTGCCGGCCGCCCGCGTCGCCGAGGAACTGGGGGAGGGGACCGGGCATGTCCACTTCGGCTGA
- a CDS encoding AAA family ATPase: MGVVTVSASYGCGGAEIAPAVAEALGLPFHDRVIPAQVAGRLGVPVSEAEANDETITRGLWRLVSSLGTMPDPVGGLAPTSSLPDERAYRQQTERVLTDIAAGPGGVVLGRAAAIVLRDRPDVLHVRLDGPPGRRLAAAVEHSGRPEADVRRDRDAADAGRVAYVRHFYRCDPAEARHYHLVVDSTVVPHPTVVELVVTAARALGIGTA, from the coding sequence GTGGGCGTCGTGACGGTGTCGGCGTCCTACGGCTGCGGCGGGGCGGAGATCGCCCCGGCCGTCGCCGAGGCGCTGGGCCTGCCGTTCCACGACCGGGTCATCCCCGCGCAGGTCGCCGGGCGGCTGGGCGTGCCCGTATCGGAGGCCGAGGCCAACGACGAGACGATCACCCGCGGGCTGTGGCGGCTGGTGAGCTCGCTGGGCACGATGCCCGACCCGGTGGGCGGCCTGGCGCCCACCTCCTCGCTGCCGGACGAGCGGGCCTACCGGCAGCAGACCGAGCGGGTGCTCACCGACATCGCCGCGGGGCCCGGCGGCGTGGTCCTCGGGCGGGCGGCAGCGATCGTGCTGCGGGACCGCCCCGACGTGCTGCACGTGCGGCTCGACGGGCCGCCCGGGCGGCGGCTGGCCGCGGCCGTGGAGCACTCGGGACGCCCGGAGGCCGACGTCCGGCGCGACCGGGACGCCGCCGACGCCGGCCGGGTCGCCTACGTCCGGCACTTCTACCGGTGCGACCCCGCCGAGGCCCGGCACTACCACCTGGTCGTCGACAGCACGGTCGTCCCGCACCCGACGGTGGTCGAGCTGGTGGTCACCGCCGCCCGCGCGCTGGGCATCGGCACGGCCTGA
- a CDS encoding DUF3515 family protein encodes MLVPLVVVLLVLVNVRGRGGDDAAATGPAEVSGATADPRGALPPVQVDTPDVTPAADLACPVLMGQLPLDIAGETSRQVQSDSPFAYAWGEPPVVLVCGVEPPAGYVVGGPQTFIVSGTEWFVDTTDPAVFVWTTVDRNVPVQVRVPSTSDSAIPTALSPIIATALPYVEPAPAPAR; translated from the coding sequence GTGCTGGTGCCGCTGGTCGTCGTCCTGCTGGTGCTGGTCAACGTGCGGGGCCGGGGTGGCGACGACGCCGCCGCGACCGGGCCCGCCGAGGTCTCCGGTGCGACCGCCGACCCGCGCGGGGCCCTGCCGCCGGTGCAGGTGGACACCCCCGACGTCACCCCGGCCGCGGACCTGGCCTGCCCGGTGCTGATGGGCCAGCTGCCGCTGGACATCGCCGGCGAGACGTCCCGGCAGGTGCAGTCCGACAGTCCGTTCGCCTACGCCTGGGGCGAGCCGCCGGTGGTGCTGGTCTGCGGTGTCGAGCCGCCGGCCGGGTACGTCGTCGGTGGGCCGCAGACGTTCATCGTCTCCGGGACGGAGTGGTTCGTCGACACCACGGACCCGGCCGTGTTCGTCTGGACGACGGTCGACCGCAACGTGCCGGTGCAGGTGCGGGTGCCCTCGACGTCGGACAGCGCGATCCCGACGGCGCTGAGCCCGATCATCGCCACCGCGCTCCCCTACGTCGAGCCGGCCCCGGCACCTGCCCGCTGA